Proteins co-encoded in one Arthrobacter globiformis genomic window:
- a CDS encoding SseB family protein, with the protein MTEYQRNSADGGIPGADLPPARRLPGHIEAALAGAGGATDSAGQPWAGRSLAGDDAKIHNFEDDDGTADAGYLTALSALVAGDGDEAAVVASLATARVFVPVVAQLAEEAEGAHGVHADKQADMALVTLKAPDGRLAMPVFTSAAALAAWHPEARPVAVYAARAALSAVAEGAELLVVDPGSEVTFVVRRPGVWALAQQRQWVPAYLDTELAAVLRAGADGKPAVRGLEVLPGGGVATTTASGSRVDGGGAGPELRVVLYLEDGLDAAAVQALVARLQAEWSRNVLFGERVDSIEVKLRRAAQ; encoded by the coding sequence GTGACCGAGTACCAGCGCAATTCCGCGGACGGCGGCATACCGGGCGCGGACCTGCCGCCGGCACGTCGGCTGCCCGGTCACATCGAGGCCGCCCTCGCCGGGGCCGGTGGCGCCACCGATTCGGCGGGACAGCCCTGGGCCGGGCGCAGCCTCGCCGGTGACGACGCCAAAATACACAACTTCGAGGACGACGACGGCACGGCCGACGCCGGCTATCTCACCGCACTCTCTGCTCTTGTTGCTGGCGACGGCGACGAGGCCGCGGTGGTTGCCTCGCTGGCCACCGCCCGTGTCTTTGTCCCAGTGGTGGCACAGTTGGCGGAGGAAGCCGAGGGCGCGCACGGCGTGCACGCCGATAAGCAGGCCGACATGGCGCTGGTGACGCTCAAGGCGCCCGACGGCCGCCTCGCCATGCCCGTGTTCACTTCGGCAGCAGCCTTGGCGGCGTGGCACCCGGAGGCGCGGCCCGTGGCCGTTTACGCCGCGAGGGCAGCCCTGTCCGCCGTCGCCGAAGGCGCCGAGCTGCTGGTCGTGGACCCCGGTTCCGAAGTGACCTTCGTGGTCAGGCGCCCCGGCGTGTGGGCCCTCGCGCAGCAGCGGCAGTGGGTGCCGGCCTACCTGGACACCGAGCTGGCCGCGGTGCTGCGCGCCGGAGCGGACGGTAAACCCGCAGTCCGCGGCCTCGAGGTCCTTCCCGGCGGGGGAGTCGCCACCACCACCGCCTCAGGCAGCCGCGTCGATGGCGGCGGAGCCGGACCGGAACTGCGGGTGGTGCTCTACCTGGAGGACGGACTTGATGCAGCCGCGGTCCAGGCCCTCGTTGCCAGACTCCAGGCCGAGTGGAGCCGGAATGTATTGTTTGGTGAGCGCGTTGATTCGATCGAAGTCAAGCTAAGGCGCGCCGCGCAGTAG
- a CDS encoding MFS transporter has translation MNFSLYRELLAIRPIRRLLAVGMIARIPHSAAGVLLTLHIVLTLGEGYAAAGTAAAVMTIGIALGAPWRGRRVDTVGLRTALIPSVISETVIWSVVPHVSYQWLLPLVFVGGLLTLPIFSVVRQSLGVLADGDQRRTAFALDAVSTELVFMIGPAAGAVVATSGHSVLGLTAVGVSTSLAGLFLMWFNPPTRSAVRNESCEADQQEAAEVAVVAAAPAHLQEAAAELRPAAAGSRGRAVLRRRVARSFGWFTAGVAAVFAVAAGAGMVLSGTDVGIVAALETGGHQGEIGVVFLFWCAASVVGGLVYGAMHRPVSPILLLLGMAALTIPMGFATDTLTLSLLSLMPGLLCAPVLSAASEKVAELVDEARRGEAMGWYGSALTAGVALGAPLAGLFIDSIGAAGGFVSVGVAGVLLCVVGLVLQQRRRRAATS, from the coding sequence GTGAATTTCAGCCTGTACCGGGAGCTGCTGGCCATTCGGCCTATCCGCCGGCTCCTGGCGGTCGGCATGATTGCCCGCATTCCCCATTCGGCGGCGGGCGTCCTGCTGACCCTGCACATCGTCCTGACCCTCGGCGAGGGCTATGCGGCCGCTGGTACGGCAGCGGCGGTGATGACCATCGGGATCGCGCTCGGCGCACCTTGGCGCGGCCGCCGGGTGGATACGGTGGGCCTGCGGACGGCCCTGATACCTTCCGTGATTTCGGAAACTGTCATCTGGTCCGTCGTGCCGCACGTCTCCTACCAGTGGCTGCTGCCCCTCGTGTTTGTCGGCGGCCTGCTGACGCTTCCCATTTTCAGCGTGGTACGGCAGTCCCTGGGGGTCCTGGCGGACGGGGACCAGCGCAGGACAGCGTTCGCGCTGGACGCGGTCAGCACCGAGCTGGTGTTCATGATCGGCCCGGCCGCGGGTGCTGTTGTGGCCACGAGCGGCCATTCCGTGCTGGGGCTGACCGCCGTCGGTGTCTCGACGTCGCTGGCCGGGCTCTTCCTGATGTGGTTCAACCCGCCCACCCGCAGTGCTGTCCGCAACGAATCCTGCGAGGCGGACCAGCAGGAAGCCGCAGAGGTAGCCGTTGTGGCCGCCGCGCCCGCGCACCTGCAGGAAGCTGCGGCTGAACTCCGTCCGGCGGCTGCGGGCAGCAGGGGGCGGGCAGTCCTGAGGCGCAGGGTGGCCCGCAGCTTCGGCTGGTTCACCGCAGGTGTGGCCGCGGTGTTCGCCGTCGCCGCCGGCGCCGGCATGGTGCTCAGCGGCACCGATGTGGGAATCGTGGCTGCCCTGGAAACCGGCGGCCACCAGGGCGAGATCGGGGTGGTGTTCCTCTTCTGGTGCGCCGCCTCGGTGGTCGGCGGCCTTGTCTACGGCGCGATGCACCGGCCCGTTTCACCGATTCTCCTGCTGCTGGGCATGGCTGCCCTGACCATTCCAATGGGCTTTGCCACCGACACGCTGACCCTCAGCCTGTTGTCGCTGATGCCGGGGCTCCTCTGTGCGCCGGTCCTTTCGGCAGCCTCCGAGAAGGTGGCCGAACTGGTCGACGAGGCCAGGCGGGGCGAGGCCATGGGCTGGTACGGGTCCGCGCTGACCGCCGGCGTGGCACTGGGGGCCCCGCTGGCCGGACTTTTCATCGACAGCATTGGCGCGGCGGGAGGCTTCGTGTCCGTCGGGGTGGCAGGGGTGCTGCTCTGCGTCGTCGGGCTTGTCCTGCAGCAGCGGCGCCGCCGCGCCGCCACATCCTGA
- a CDS encoding DUF1844 domain-containing protein, which yields MSTPDSNSHVYQAPGAGDDVTQQIRDISEVPAIEVITTAAVHLMSASAVKLGLAAEENAAELKDLDEARKLITALAGLVTAAAPEIGSQHAGPLRDGLRSLQLAFREESIIPDPPGKGPGEKFTGAVN from the coding sequence ATGAGCACTCCAGACAGCAATTCACACGTCTACCAGGCACCCGGCGCCGGGGACGACGTCACGCAGCAAATCCGCGACATCTCCGAAGTTCCGGCTATCGAGGTCATCACCACAGCGGCCGTGCACCTCATGAGTGCCTCCGCCGTGAAGCTCGGCCTGGCCGCTGAGGAGAACGCCGCGGAGCTGAAGGACCTGGACGAGGCCCGCAAGCTCATCACCGCCCTCGCCGGCCTGGTGACGGCAGCCGCCCCGGAGATCGGGTCGCAGCATGCCGGTCCGTTGCGCGATGGCCTGCGGTCCCTGCAGCTCGCCTTCCGCGAAGAGTCCATCATTCCGGATCCCCCGGGCAAGGGTCCCGGTGAGAAATTCACCGGTGCAGTGAACTAG
- the infC gene encoding translation initiation factor IF-3: MRLVGPAGEQVGIVRIEDALRLAAESDLDLVEVAPQAKPPVCKLMDFGKYKYEAAVKAREARKNQTNTVLKEIRFRLKIDTHDYETKRGHALRFLGAGDKVKAMIQFRGREQQRPEMGLRLLQRFAEDVAEVGVVESSPRIDGRNMVMVIGPLKNKAEAKAEARRATQRAEAKAQNEAKAAGRVDTSGDDQAPLTQSLADLLPEGFQVSTEATVQDAPAAAEAAAPEAAVEAPAAPVEAAPAAEAPAAEAPKAVKEAEPKREAPRAAAPKAESAEPKAAPAAPKAESAAPKAAAPVAPKAAAPVAPTAAEAEKAAPAAPKPAAVPAPKPVARPAAPKPVARPAAPRPTPKPAGKKTN, translated from the coding sequence GTGCGGCTGGTCGGCCCTGCCGGCGAACAGGTAGGGATCGTCCGTATCGAGGATGCCCTGCGTCTGGCTGCCGAGTCCGACCTGGATCTCGTTGAAGTTGCACCGCAGGCCAAGCCTCCGGTGTGCAAGCTGATGGACTTCGGCAAGTACAAGTACGAAGCCGCAGTCAAGGCCCGTGAGGCCCGGAAGAACCAGACCAATACGGTTCTGAAGGAAATCCGGTTCCGCCTGAAGATCGACACCCACGACTACGAGACCAAGCGCGGCCACGCCCTGCGGTTCCTCGGAGCCGGGGACAAGGTCAAGGCCATGATCCAGTTCCGCGGCCGTGAGCAGCAGCGTCCCGAAATGGGCCTGCGCCTCCTGCAGCGTTTCGCTGAGGACGTGGCTGAAGTTGGTGTCGTGGAGTCAAGCCCGCGCATCGACGGCCGCAACATGGTCATGGTTATCGGTCCGCTGAAGAACAAGGCCGAGGCGAAGGCTGAAGCCCGCCGTGCAACGCAGCGTGCTGAAGCCAAGGCCCAGAACGAAGCCAAGGCAGCCGGCCGCGTCGACACTTCAGGTGACGATCAGGCACCCTTGACGCAGTCCCTCGCCGATCTCCTGCCTGAAGGCTTCCAAGTTTCCACGGAGGCAACCGTGCAGGACGCCCCGGCAGCAGCTGAAGCGGCCGCTCCGGAAGCTGCCGTCGAAGCGCCCGCGGCTCCGGTCGAAGCAGCTCCGGCTGCTGAAGCTCCCGCCGCGGAAGCACCTAAGGCCGTCAAGGAGGCTGAGCCGAAGCGCGAGGCACCCCGGGCTGCTGCACCGAAGGCAGAGTCTGCTGAACCGAAGGCGGCTCCTGCTGCGCCGAAGGCAGAGTCTGCTGCACCGAAGGCCGCAGCGCCTGTTGCTCCGAAGGCCGCAGCGCCTGTTGCTCCCACGGCGGCAGAAGCTGAGAAGGCTGCCCCGGCAGCGCCGAAGCCTGCGGCTGTTCCTGCCCCCAAGCCTGTGGCCAGGCCCGCTGCGCCGAAACCGGTGGCACGTCCTGCGGCACCCCGGCCCACGCCGAAGCCGGCGGGCAAGAAGACCAACTAG
- the rpmI gene encoding 50S ribosomal protein L35, with the protein MPKMKTHSGAKKRFKLTGTGKLRRQQANRRHYLEHKSSRLTRRLAGDKIVFKGDAKVIRKMLGI; encoded by the coding sequence ATGCCGAAGATGAAAACCCACAGTGGTGCTAAGAAGCGCTTCAAGCTGACCGGCACCGGCAAGCTGCGCCGCCAGCAGGCCAACCGCCGCCACTACCTTGAGCACAAGTCCAGCCGCCTGACCCGCCGCCTTGCCGGCGACAAGATCGTCTTCAAGGGCGACGCCAAGGTCATCCGGAAGATGCTCGGCATCTAG
- the rplT gene encoding 50S ribosomal protein L20, translated as MARVKRAVNAHKKRRVILERAKGYRGQRSRLYRKAKEQLLHSFVYSYGDRKKKKGDFRRLWIQRINAASRANGLTYNRLIQGLKAAEVEVDRRMLAELAVSDANAFAALVQVAKDSLPADTSAPAAKAEAAPKAKATRARAAKKPAAAAAE; from the coding sequence GTGGCACGTGTGAAGCGGGCGGTAAACGCCCACAAGAAGCGCCGGGTTATCCTCGAACGCGCCAAAGGTTACCGTGGGCAGCGCTCACGCCTGTACCGCAAGGCAAAAGAACAGCTGCTGCACTCGTTTGTGTACAGCTACGGTGACCGTAAGAAGAAGAAGGGCGACTTCCGTCGCCTGTGGATCCAGCGCATCAACGCTGCATCCCGCGCCAACGGCCTGACCTACAACCGCCTGATCCAGGGCCTGAAGGCCGCTGAGGTCGAGGTTGACCGCCGCATGCTGGCCGAGCTCGCCGTTTCCGACGCCAACGCTTTCGCTGCGCTGGTCCAGGTTGCCAAGGACTCCCTGCCTGCAGACACCTCTGCTCCGGCCGCAAAGGCTGAGGCTGCACCGAAGGCCAAGGCTACCCGCGCACGCGCTGCGAAGAAGCCGGCTGCTGCCGCTGCTGAGTAA
- a CDS encoding TrmH family RNA methyltransferase → MNETGRPQDFPLSNPRADRVRDVAKLAGRPARLKRRQFLAEGPQAVREALVLHGKRIAAGQPGIVREVYASDACLDRYPEFEELAVGTSARLATDDVLAAMADTVTPQGIVAVCDFVDVALADVLDAGPRLIAVLCQVRDPGNAGTVLRAADAAGADAVVLTGSSVDIYNPKAVRSTAGSLFHLPVVLGADVNELVALCKDRGIGVLAADGYGQLNLDRLQDENAARRLGASSAGSDYALENPTAWLFGNEAQGLSEDELALADHRVAVPVYGAAESLNLGTAATVCLYASARSQQPA, encoded by the coding sequence ATGAACGAAACCGGGCGCCCGCAGGACTTTCCACTCTCCAATCCCCGAGCAGATCGGGTCAGGGACGTGGCAAAGCTTGCAGGGCGCCCGGCCCGTTTAAAGCGCCGGCAGTTCCTGGCCGAAGGCCCGCAGGCGGTACGTGAGGCCCTGGTCCTTCACGGCAAGCGGATCGCTGCGGGCCAGCCGGGCATAGTCCGCGAGGTGTATGCCAGCGACGCCTGCCTGGACCGGTACCCCGAGTTTGAGGAACTGGCCGTGGGAACCAGCGCCCGGCTCGCCACAGATGACGTCCTGGCCGCCATGGCGGACACTGTCACCCCGCAGGGGATTGTCGCGGTGTGTGATTTCGTGGACGTCGCCCTGGCGGACGTGCTTGACGCCGGTCCGCGGCTGATTGCCGTGCTCTGCCAGGTCCGCGATCCCGGCAATGCAGGGACGGTGCTTCGGGCCGCAGACGCAGCCGGTGCCGACGCCGTGGTCCTGACCGGTTCCAGCGTGGACATCTACAATCCCAAGGCGGTCCGCTCGACCGCTGGCTCCCTTTTCCACTTGCCTGTCGTCCTGGGCGCCGACGTCAATGAGCTGGTGGCGCTGTGCAAGGACCGGGGGATCGGCGTGCTTGCGGCGGACGGTTACGGGCAGCTGAACCTTGACCGTCTGCAGGACGAGAACGCCGCACGCCGGCTTGGCGCGTCAAGCGCCGGTTCGGACTACGCACTGGAGAACCCGACGGCCTGGCTTTTCGGCAACGAAGCCCAGGGGCTCTCCGAGGACGAGCTTGCCCTTGCCGACCATCGAGTGGCTGTGCCCGTGTATGGCGCCGCCGAAAGCCTCAACCTTGGCACCGCCGCCACAGTCTGCCTCTACGCGAGCGCGAGGTCCCAGCAGCCCGCCTAG
- a CDS encoding GlsB/YeaQ/YmgE family stress response membrane protein has translation MGFLAWIILGLIVGAIVKAVMPGRVGGGWVTSLVLGVVGAIVGGWIGSLLFGKGDLAFFDLGTWILAIIGGLVVAGIYGAITGRSHSTRAP, from the coding sequence ATGGGTTTTCTTGCTTGGATTATTCTCGGCCTGATCGTAGGCGCAATTGTTAAAGCCGTCATGCCCGGCAGGGTCGGCGGCGGCTGGGTCACCAGCTTGGTTCTGGGCGTCGTTGGCGCCATCGTCGGCGGCTGGATCGGCAGCCTTCTCTTCGGCAAGGGTGACCTGGCGTTCTTCGACCTCGGCACCTGGATCCTCGCCATCATCGGCGGCCTCGTAGTCGCAGGCATCTACGGCGCAATCACCGGCCGCAGCCACAGCACCCGGGCACCGTAA
- a CDS encoding cation diffusion facilitator family transporter, whose protein sequence is MAANGGTKAIVAALAANLTIAVLKFVAFLLTSSSSMLAEAIHSVADSGNQVLLLVGGKRAQRAASPEHPFGYGRERYIYAFIVSIVLFSVGGLFALYEAWEKIQHPHGIEGDFWWVPLAVLVGAIIAEGFSFRTAIIEANHIRGSQGWISFVRTAKQPELPVILLEDFGALLGLVFALFGVGLTLLSGDGIWDGIGTGMIGLLLVAIAVILAMETKSLLLGESATKDDVGRIRRAIEADGTAIIHLKTLHLGPEELLVAAKISVAAGDSGLDIAKAIDDAEVRIRSAVPIARVIYLEPDIRRAQVASGPALAGDSGA, encoded by the coding sequence TTGGCTGCAAATGGCGGTACCAAGGCGATTGTCGCGGCGTTGGCCGCCAACCTGACCATCGCCGTCCTGAAGTTCGTCGCGTTCCTGCTGACAAGCTCCTCATCCATGCTGGCTGAGGCCATCCACTCTGTCGCCGACTCGGGCAACCAAGTCCTGCTGCTGGTGGGCGGGAAGCGCGCGCAACGGGCGGCCAGCCCGGAACACCCCTTCGGCTACGGACGGGAGCGGTACATTTATGCGTTCATCGTTTCCATCGTGCTCTTCAGCGTCGGCGGCCTCTTCGCCCTGTATGAGGCATGGGAAAAGATCCAGCACCCGCACGGGATCGAAGGTGACTTCTGGTGGGTGCCCCTGGCCGTGCTGGTGGGTGCCATCATCGCCGAGGGATTCTCGTTCCGGACGGCCATCATCGAAGCCAACCACATCCGCGGAAGCCAGGGCTGGATCAGCTTCGTGCGGACCGCCAAGCAGCCCGAGTTGCCGGTGATCCTGCTCGAGGACTTCGGTGCCCTGCTGGGCCTGGTCTTCGCCCTGTTCGGCGTGGGGCTGACCCTGCTGAGCGGCGACGGCATCTGGGACGGGATCGGCACTGGAATGATCGGCCTGCTGCTGGTGGCCATTGCTGTGATTCTGGCGATGGAGACCAAATCGTTGCTGCTGGGGGAGTCGGCAACCAAGGACGACGTCGGACGCATCCGGCGCGCCATCGAAGCGGACGGCACCGCCATCATCCACCTCAAGACCCTGCACCTGGGCCCGGAGGAGCTTCTCGTGGCCGCCAAGATCAGTGTGGCGGCGGGTGATTCCGGGCTGGATATTGCCAAGGCCATTGACGACGCCGAAGTCCGGATCCGCTCGGCAGTTCCCATCGCGCGGGTCATCTACCTGGAGCCCGACATCCGCCGCGCGCAGGTGGCCAGCGGGCCCGCCCTTGCGGGCGACTCGGGCGCCTAG
- a CDS encoding MFS transporter, whose amino-acid sequence MTSTVQAPRTSKAATRVGPAILALAMGGFGIGVTEFAMMGLLKEVEVGLRIGTPEAGHLISAYALGVVVGAPVLAAVGAKLPRKFLALGLMLFFSVANLSSFIAPDYASMLVSRFAAGLPHGAFFGVAAVIAASLVAPTKRGWAISMVMAGLTIANVVGVPFATWLGQTFGWRLLFVLVGVLGLVTLALIWKFVPFQQAHADASIRRELGALKRAQVWLAILIGIVGFGGFFATYTYISHTMTSVAGIPAALLPFVVALYGLGMVAGNIVGGRIADKSVMGTIYRVLPGIAVALVVYAVAVHWPWSAFVMVFVVGGAGSMLVPALQTRLLDASPDAPSLASSLNHAALNVANALGAFLGGVVIAWGWGYVAPALVGAVLAILGLLVALFSGLLERKKPLAP is encoded by the coding sequence ATGACTTCCACTGTCCAGGCTCCCCGCACGTCCAAGGCCGCCACGCGCGTCGGTCCCGCCATCCTGGCCCTGGCCATGGGCGGATTCGGCATCGGTGTCACCGAGTTCGCCATGATGGGTCTGCTCAAGGAGGTCGAGGTCGGACTCCGGATCGGCACTCCCGAGGCCGGCCATCTCATCTCGGCATATGCCTTGGGCGTCGTCGTGGGAGCGCCGGTCCTTGCCGCGGTCGGGGCGAAACTGCCGCGCAAGTTCCTTGCGCTGGGCCTCATGCTGTTCTTCAGCGTTGCCAACCTGTCCTCGTTCATCGCTCCCGATTACGCGAGCATGCTCGTCTCCCGTTTCGCTGCCGGATTGCCGCACGGGGCGTTCTTTGGTGTGGCAGCCGTGATTGCCGCTTCGCTGGTGGCGCCGACAAAGCGGGGCTGGGCCATCTCCATGGTCATGGCGGGGCTCACCATTGCCAACGTAGTCGGTGTTCCCTTCGCCACGTGGCTGGGCCAAACCTTTGGCTGGCGGCTGCTCTTTGTCCTGGTAGGAGTGCTGGGACTGGTGACCCTGGCGCTCATCTGGAAATTCGTACCGTTCCAGCAGGCGCATGCGGACGCCAGCATCCGCAGGGAACTGGGGGCGCTCAAAAGGGCGCAGGTCTGGCTGGCAATCCTCATTGGCATCGTCGGCTTTGGCGGGTTCTTCGCCACGTACACCTACATCTCCCACACCATGACCTCCGTGGCCGGGATCCCCGCCGCCCTGCTGCCGTTCGTGGTTGCCTTGTACGGCCTGGGAATGGTGGCCGGCAATATCGTCGGTGGCCGGATCGCGGACAAGTCCGTGATGGGAACCATCTACCGCGTCCTGCCGGGAATCGCCGTCGCACTGGTGGTGTACGCCGTGGCCGTACACTGGCCGTGGTCAGCCTTCGTCATGGTGTTCGTGGTGGGCGGCGCCGGGTCCATGCTCGTCCCGGCCCTGCAGACCCGGCTGCTGGACGCGTCTCCCGATGCGCCGTCGCTGGCGTCCTCACTCAACCACGCCGCACTGAACGTCGCCAACGCCCTGGGCGCGTTCCTCGGCGGCGTCGTGATCGCCTGGGGCTGGGGCTATGTTGCACCCGCCCTGGTGGGTGCCGTCCTGGCCATTCTCGGCCTGTTGGTGGCCCTGTTCAGCGGCCTGCTGGAACGCAAAAAGCCGCTGGCCCCGTAA
- a CDS encoding (deoxy)nucleoside triphosphate pyrophosphohydrolase, protein MTELINVVGGAVLDSLSAPARLLVARRTAPPQFAGMWEFPGGKVEPGEAPESALHRELREELGIGVVLGEELEAPGPAGWPLNDKAAMRVWFAEVADGDPRPLEDHDELRWVSIREGNEALSLPWIPADLPIVQVLLASVAAASRADSVPGN, encoded by the coding sequence GTGACTGAACTGATCAACGTCGTCGGCGGCGCCGTGCTCGACTCGCTGTCCGCACCCGCCCGGCTTCTCGTGGCGCGCCGGACGGCGCCTCCGCAGTTTGCCGGGATGTGGGAATTCCCGGGCGGCAAGGTGGAACCGGGGGAGGCCCCCGAAAGTGCACTGCACCGGGAGCTCCGCGAGGAACTGGGCATCGGCGTCGTCCTTGGGGAGGAGCTGGAGGCGCCGGGGCCGGCCGGCTGGCCCCTGAACGACAAAGCCGCGATGCGGGTGTGGTTCGCGGAAGTGGCCGACGGCGACCCCCGGCCGCTTGAGGATCACGATGAACTCCGCTGGGTCAGCATCCGCGAAGGTAACGAAGCTCTCAGCCTCCCCTGGATTCCGGCCGACCTCCCGATTGTCCAGGTGCTGCTCGCCAGCGTCGCCGCGGCGAGCCGTGCGGACTCTGTCCCCGGAAATTAA
- a CDS encoding Rv2578c family radical SAM protein, whose product MRWDAQALKPAQEEMPGTAPLLPLAGLVRSVSTPEFAGVTFHEVTAKSVLNKVPSGSRMPFEWTVNPYRGCSHACVYCFARKSHTYLDFDAGLDFDSQVVVKINAAEVLRKELAKPSWNRQQVALGTNTDPYQRAEGRYRLMPGIIGALADSGTPLSILTKGTLLARDIPLLKHAAAQVPVGIGISLAMTDEQLSEAIEPGTPGPRARLKLVSRLREAGLPCGVMAMPILPWLSDSDDALDSLFASLAAAGATGVTAGALYLKPGTREWFMQWIAGRHPELVGRYRRLYGTGSYASKEYRTWLAGRVRFFKARHGFSGSHGFSHRDVDDHQADDPRGEEAAYPEGSIPQDRSGQHRTGQHGHRSSGRTSQPTLF is encoded by the coding sequence ATGAGATGGGATGCACAAGCACTCAAACCGGCACAGGAAGAGATGCCCGGGACTGCACCGCTGCTACCCTTGGCCGGCCTGGTGCGGTCTGTGTCCACGCCCGAGTTCGCCGGCGTCACCTTTCATGAGGTCACCGCCAAATCGGTGCTCAACAAGGTGCCCTCCGGCTCCCGGATGCCGTTCGAGTGGACTGTGAACCCCTACAGGGGCTGCAGCCACGCCTGCGTCTACTGCTTCGCCCGCAAGAGCCACACCTATCTGGACTTCGACGCCGGGCTGGATTTCGACAGCCAGGTGGTGGTAAAGATCAACGCGGCCGAGGTACTCCGCAAGGAGCTGGCCAAGCCCTCCTGGAACCGGCAGCAGGTGGCACTGGGCACCAACACGGACCCCTACCAGCGAGCGGAGGGCCGGTACCGGCTGATGCCCGGCATCATCGGTGCGCTGGCCGATTCGGGGACTCCGCTGTCCATCCTGACCAAGGGGACTTTGCTGGCGCGTGACATTCCGCTCCTGAAACATGCCGCGGCACAGGTGCCGGTGGGCATCGGGATCTCGCTCGCCATGACGGACGAGCAACTATCCGAGGCCATCGAACCCGGCACTCCCGGACCACGGGCCCGGCTCAAGCTCGTTTCCAGGCTTCGCGAAGCCGGGCTGCCCTGCGGGGTGATGGCCATGCCCATCCTGCCGTGGCTCTCGGACAGCGACGATGCACTGGACTCCCTGTTCGCCTCGCTGGCGGCCGCGGGTGCCACCGGCGTCACGGCCGGAGCGCTATATTTGAAGCCCGGCACCAGGGAATGGTTCATGCAGTGGATCGCGGGCCGGCATCCGGAACTCGTGGGCCGCTACCGCAGGCTGTACGGCACGGGCTCGTATGCCTCCAAGGAATACCGCACCTGGCTGGCGGGCAGGGTCCGCTTCTTCAAAGCCCGGCACGGCTTTTCCGGCTCGCACGGGTTCAGCCACCGGGACGTCGACGATCACCAGGCTGACGATCCCCGCGGCGAGGAAGCCGCCTACCCCGAGGGAAGCATTCCGCAGGATCGCTCAGGGCAACACAGGACCGGTCAGCATGGACACCGCAGCTCAGGCCGGACGTCCCAGCCCACGCTGTTCTGA
- a CDS encoding SIMPL domain-containing protein: MSEPAGRAAARTVTVTGFGTAEAAPDLLTLSVGVECRRDTAGDAYAAAGEASAAVTGALRSRGTQSRDIRTSGLNVRADVVWQEGRGQQVTGYVASSMLSVRLRDLAAGSGVIAAAVEAGGNDVRLDGVQLGFADAAAVMTLAREAAWADARAAAAQLAGLAGAELGEVVSARQHPVPSAPVPVGGMQRAFAADAVGVESGESSASTSVTVEWELFSGGFAPAAAEPHPAG; encoded by the coding sequence GTGAGTGAACCCGCGGGCCGGGCGGCAGCCCGGACTGTCACCGTCACGGGATTCGGAACCGCCGAGGCCGCACCGGACCTGCTGACGCTCTCCGTTGGCGTGGAATGCCGGCGCGATACCGCTGGGGATGCCTATGCCGCTGCCGGAGAGGCGTCTGCTGCCGTAACGGGCGCACTGCGCAGCCGGGGAACGCAGAGCCGGGATATCAGGACGTCCGGGCTTAACGTCCGTGCTGACGTCGTCTGGCAGGAGGGCCGCGGCCAGCAGGTCACGGGCTATGTGGCATCCAGCATGCTCAGCGTTCGGCTCCGGGACCTCGCTGCCGGTTCGGGTGTCATCGCGGCGGCCGTGGAGGCAGGCGGCAACGACGTGCGCCTGGATGGCGTTCAGCTGGGCTTTGCCGATGCCGCAGCCGTGATGACGCTGGCCCGCGAGGCCGCCTGGGCTGACGCGCGGGCGGCGGCCGCACAGCTCGCCGGTCTTGCCGGAGCTGAGCTGGGTGAGGTGGTCTCTGCGCGCCAGCACCCCGTGCCGTCGGCTCCCGTCCCGGTGGGCGGGATGCAGCGGGCCTTCGCCGCCGACGCCGTTGGGGTGGAATCCGGTGAGTCCAGCGCCAGCACCAGTGTCACGGTTGAGTGGGAGCTGTTCAGTGGAGGCTTCGCCCCTGCAGCGGCCGAACCGCACCCCGCCGGATGA
- a CDS encoding eCIS core domain-containing protein, with translation MLNASTPLGLVLAGLAGTRTFRGPRGLIVATGYRWRLPVARAFTVGNVVIFRSGADATLTSRSLLGHEERHSTQYAWCLGLPFLLFYFAAAAWSAVRYGDPASGNPFERHAGLEAGGYVDRRLRRE, from the coding sequence GTGCTGAACGCCTCCACGCCCTTGGGGCTGGTGCTTGCCGGGCTGGCCGGCACCAGGACGTTTCGGGGTCCCCGCGGCCTGATTGTCGCCACGGGTTACCGCTGGCGCCTGCCGGTGGCTCGTGCCTTCACTGTGGGCAACGTGGTCATCTTCCGCTCGGGTGCCGACGCCACTTTGACAAGCCGCTCGCTCCTGGGCCACGAGGAACGGCACAGCACCCAGTACGCGTGGTGCCTGGGGCTGCCCTTCCTGCTGTTCTATTTCGCGGCCGCTGCATGGTCGGCAGTGCGGTACGGCGATCCGGCGTCGGGAAATCCATTCGAGCGGCATGCCGGCCTGGAGGCCGGCGGCTATGTGGACCGGAGGCTCAGGCGTGAGTGA